From the Senegalimassilia faecalis genome, one window contains:
- a CDS encoding Spy0128 family protein has translation MKSTKRFKAALAAVLVLALSPLFGGAAFAEGSSAATYSGNKTAVTDPSTIWDWSGLIKSDTSSVGRIWTDKTVSDGEISKNGVTISKENGADFLTALTALSSTSNLSDTATTPLDIVLVLDASGSMDDAMGGGDDTKRIAALKSAANSFIDEIAKQNATVKDAAKQHQVAIVKFAGNKTDKVGNDTYRDGGYSYNYSQVMKTLAPCTDETKDAFSSQVNAIKPAGATNAAAGLELAKGQTSGRSDAKKVVIFFTDGTPTTQSSFSPDVASSAVGNAKDMKDAGAAVYSIGIFEGADPAKYPSEQGVSNENKLMHAVSSNYPSATYSYEKTSWWPGEYKWSFGDRAKGSDGKDAAFYKSATNADELKRVFDDISKEISTGAGYPTETSEGFEHETGYITFDDQLGDYMQVTDLSKLVYNGTVYGCKSKTTDGNVDTYHFSGDVHSGLAAADLKDVVITVTRSNDVAVGDKVQVKVPASLIPLRNFAIDLAKDTMSVSNTTPISVLYSSGVKPAALDLLENPDDAMKAYMEKNTDATGKVSFYANKWTGKETGDVVATFEPAAGNSYYYFTQDTPIYTDEACTVPAKSVEKGSTYYYKHNYYAMDNGKPVAKTEHVSFPGDAAEKVEGSIAWDSTGACYFKSGTPRLTYINELHKVKTDNPTATADDVLNPKWSGIEQSSAQTLINAYLGNNGKLSVDVPGTLTVTKQLQLPDGYNAADFANESFEFAITMQDAAGKSFNAVVKNANGEQQGDKFVLAFGQDGQAKHSLKPGETLYVYGLSAGWDYKVSETHRDGFTAEAAGAEGQIAAGNTSAVTYKNTYAASGTLDGETYLKGEKVLTGRAWLETDEFTFILKDADTSVEAPMPPTDTLGETRVKVTQPYGTPADTKVHFQFQDISYTKPGTYTYEIWESEALSTLNPGVSASQALYQVVVTVTDKDHNGTLTVESKMTKLVGDDGVKYEKPQPIEDDTASFVNEYNRFEVKWTPSGTKTYTDATGENPLKPGMFHVIACTDNPDAPLPQGEGAMRIDHEWGGKMWYGALTAVEAGGGIAFPQATFTYGNLDPETLDATFEYKIVEVVKVGDTWRAVRDVLADKTFDPAGMVYDQTVWAAKVTIADVGGTLELSAKYYENDSEEPITGAMFSFDNSYKPDSAKLEGDTAIHGTKVLTGRDMAEGEAFGFKLSAADGATQKAIDDGSIIIPKGAEEAVVSGAKAGDETRFSFGEMTFKKPGTYSFAVQEDKYCGKDLDAAGTATGGIVFDRHVHKVTVTVTDDHTGKLVAAVSYDNGPAKFENKYEQNAQFSGITVQKTLNGRDMAADEFSFSIHGVKSDTVSAEDAEARLTDSDRSFTNAARADGVACDMAKMNGVAFTQADIGKTFAYEVREVVPADAKPGVSYDNSVHTLEITVGMSGDPDKHLTLTTKLDGKVVDSATVAFVNGYQATPTSYDTATAGLSKVLEGRDWIDSDEFTFELKALDGGPLPKDAAGNDVTSATVTKANAGSFGFGEIKFTSDMVKAEPDHKRTFVYEVREVVPADDHKLPGIQYDGNVATIKVTVSDDGSGTLKASAVAENVTFVNRYTAEIDYTAAGGLNVAKTLTGRDMAEGQFTIKVTPGDEASAYALGLSLEGAEIAMPAAADGAQAVKSALGEQHVVLRQSDVGKTYTYKVVEVVGEKVTGYTYDTTEYTVTVTVEDNPEKAALTVKTVVAGPKGDKTYVYGADPSAAGTGPAVVPFTNTYAASTDNPGGAAAQVTATKALTGRPLSAGEFIFAVKYATGGDDLRTAKNAADGTVTFDGLHYTTEMLEGLVQDGNASRTSDKGVISWTVSYLAYEKTDGLADQGITPQTQPIPFKVTVVDNGNGSLTATANLGDGLKFENTYSTGDPVQVGLSGVKTLQAAPGLDPASIEGKFTFTVTSDDAAAPMPERTTAKNTADGNVDFGSITFTLDDLNRALGVNGQTAAADADKAEADAAKAADQATPAKEADQAADAAKAVADADKAAADAGNASSQAAGNGDKPAADEGDKPAAGDEQGAGAVAASDAASGTVDTVAPGNQPADQPANPEPESGKPRSHVFTYKVTESGDVPGVTNDAAATKTVSFKVTDDGAGKLTVERQGDAASPAFSFANTYKVGPAHFSVTDQVAVTKTLTGRDMAAGEFAFELLEGEDVVATGVNAADGSVALSAVKYTQPGTHRYTLHEVGGGTVANGVTYDGATYTVVTTVKDNGDGTLSVAHALEDAREATFANAYQATPTTVVIGASKTLVGKNLEDGQFTFVLTATDGTELKAKNAADGKIAFPALTFDKPGTYEFALTELDDAQANVTYDKHAYKVTVTVVDDGLGHLNATVAGDADVLAFTNTYAEPPAPVQPTQPTQPGGKTFTPSGPIGKVLTQTGDDRLALVLPLAAVALAGAASIAALCIMRRRDKR, from the coding sequence ATGAAATCGACGAAGCGTTTTAAAGCAGCGTTAGCCGCTGTGCTGGTGCTTGCGTTGTCGCCGCTGTTCGGCGGCGCGGCGTTCGCAGAAGGCTCATCGGCGGCAACGTACAGCGGAAACAAGACCGCCGTCACGGACCCCTCGACCATTTGGGATTGGTCGGGGCTTATCAAGAGCGACACGTCGAGCGTTGGACGTATCTGGACCGACAAGACCGTGTCAGATGGCGAGATCAGCAAGAACGGCGTCACCATATCCAAGGAGAATGGTGCGGACTTCCTGACCGCGCTCACGGCGTTGTCGTCCACCTCTAACCTATCCGATACGGCAACCACGCCGCTCGACATCGTGCTGGTGCTTGACGCATCTGGGTCGATGGATGACGCCATGGGCGGCGGCGATGACACAAAGCGCATCGCTGCGCTCAAGAGCGCAGCGAACTCGTTCATCGATGAGATCGCCAAGCAGAATGCGACGGTCAAGGATGCGGCTAAGCAGCATCAGGTCGCCATCGTGAAGTTCGCTGGGAACAAGACCGACAAGGTCGGCAACGACACGTATCGCGACGGCGGATATTCGTACAACTACAGCCAGGTGATGAAGACGCTGGCTCCGTGTACCGATGAGACGAAAGATGCTTTCTCGTCCCAGGTGAACGCCATCAAGCCCGCCGGCGCAACGAATGCCGCCGCAGGCTTGGAGCTTGCGAAGGGTCAGACCTCTGGTCGTTCCGATGCCAAGAAGGTCGTCATCTTCTTCACCGATGGCACGCCGACGACCCAGAGCAGTTTCTCTCCGGACGTCGCCTCGAGCGCCGTTGGAAACGCTAAGGATATGAAGGACGCGGGTGCTGCGGTGTACTCCATCGGCATCTTCGAGGGCGCAGATCCGGCCAAGTATCCCAGCGAGCAGGGCGTTTCCAACGAGAATAAGCTCATGCATGCCGTGTCGAGCAACTACCCGTCTGCGACGTATTCATATGAGAAAACGAGTTGGTGGCCGGGCGAATACAAATGGAGCTTCGGCGACCGCGCGAAGGGCTCCGACGGTAAAGACGCCGCGTTCTACAAGAGCGCGACCAACGCCGACGAGTTGAAGCGCGTGTTCGACGACATCTCCAAGGAGATCTCGACGGGCGCCGGCTATCCGACGGAGACGAGCGAAGGCTTCGAGCACGAGACCGGCTACATCACCTTTGATGATCAGCTGGGCGATTACATGCAGGTCACCGACCTGTCCAAGCTCGTGTACAACGGAACGGTGTACGGCTGCAAGTCCAAGACCACGGACGGAAACGTCGACACGTACCATTTCAGCGGTGACGTGCATTCCGGCTTGGCTGCTGCCGATCTGAAGGACGTCGTGATCACCGTCACGCGTTCGAACGACGTTGCGGTGGGCGACAAGGTGCAGGTGAAGGTGCCCGCATCCTTGATCCCGCTGCGCAACTTCGCCATCGACCTGGCGAAGGATACCATGAGCGTCTCGAACACCACGCCAATCTCGGTGCTGTACTCCTCCGGCGTGAAGCCGGCGGCGCTCGATCTGCTGGAGAATCCCGATGACGCCATGAAGGCGTATATGGAGAAGAACACCGACGCAACGGGCAAGGTGAGCTTCTACGCCAACAAGTGGACCGGCAAGGAAACGGGCGACGTGGTCGCCACGTTCGAGCCGGCAGCGGGCAATAGCTACTATTACTTCACGCAGGACACGCCTATCTACACCGATGAGGCGTGCACTGTTCCTGCGAAGTCGGTAGAGAAAGGCTCTACGTACTACTACAAGCACAACTACTACGCCATGGACAACGGCAAGCCCGTTGCGAAGACCGAGCATGTGTCCTTCCCGGGCGACGCCGCTGAGAAGGTCGAGGGCTCTATCGCCTGGGATTCCACGGGTGCCTGCTACTTCAAGTCCGGCACGCCGCGTTTGACCTACATCAACGAACTGCACAAGGTCAAGACCGATAATCCCACGGCCACGGCCGATGACGTGCTGAACCCGAAGTGGAGCGGCATTGAGCAGTCCTCCGCGCAAACGCTCATCAACGCCTATCTGGGCAACAACGGCAAGCTGAGCGTCGATGTACCCGGCACGCTGACGGTGACGAAGCAGCTGCAGCTGCCCGATGGGTATAACGCGGCTGATTTCGCGAACGAATCCTTCGAGTTCGCCATCACCATGCAAGATGCCGCCGGCAAGAGCTTTAACGCCGTGGTGAAGAACGCGAACGGCGAGCAGCAAGGCGATAAGTTCGTGCTGGCGTTCGGCCAGGACGGCCAGGCGAAGCATTCCCTGAAGCCGGGCGAGACCCTGTACGTGTACGGGCTTTCCGCAGGCTGGGACTATAAGGTAAGCGAGACGCACCGCGACGGCTTCACGGCAGAGGCCGCTGGTGCGGAAGGTCAGATCGCTGCCGGTAACACGAGCGCGGTAACGTACAAGAACACATATGCCGCATCCGGCACGCTGGATGGCGAGACGTACCTCAAGGGCGAGAAGGTGCTGACCGGACGCGCTTGGCTTGAAACCGACGAGTTCACGTTCATTCTGAAGGATGCCGACACGTCCGTTGAGGCGCCGATGCCGCCGACCGACACCCTGGGCGAGACGCGTGTCAAGGTAACGCAGCCGTATGGCACTCCAGCTGATACAAAGGTGCACTTCCAGTTCCAGGACATCAGCTACACGAAGCCGGGCACGTACACGTATGAGATTTGGGAGTCCGAGGCGCTCAGCACTTTGAATCCCGGCGTGAGCGCATCCCAGGCGTTGTACCAGGTCGTCGTGACGGTAACCGACAAGGACCACAATGGTACGCTGACGGTGGAGTCTAAGATGACGAAGCTGGTAGGCGATGACGGCGTGAAATATGAGAAGCCGCAGCCCATCGAGGACGATACGGCGTCGTTCGTGAACGAGTACAACCGCTTTGAGGTGAAGTGGACTCCTAGCGGCACGAAGACGTATACGGACGCGACAGGTGAGAACCCCCTTAAGCCGGGCATGTTCCACGTGATCGCCTGCACGGACAACCCTGATGCGCCGTTGCCCCAAGGCGAAGGCGCGATGCGTATCGATCACGAGTGGGGCGGCAAGATGTGGTATGGCGCCCTGACCGCGGTCGAGGCAGGCGGCGGCATCGCGTTCCCGCAGGCGACGTTCACGTACGGGAATCTCGATCCCGAAACGCTCGACGCCACCTTCGAATACAAGATCGTCGAGGTGGTTAAGGTCGGCGATACGTGGCGTGCCGTGCGAGATGTCCTGGCGGACAAGACCTTCGACCCGGCCGGCATGGTGTACGACCAGACGGTGTGGGCCGCGAAGGTGACTATCGCGGACGTTGGCGGCACGCTTGAATTGAGCGCCAAGTACTACGAGAACGATAGCGAAGAGCCGATTACCGGCGCCATGTTCAGTTTCGATAACTCGTACAAACCCGATTCCGCTAAGCTCGAGGGCGATACGGCGATTCACGGCACCAAGGTGCTGACCGGCCGCGATATGGCGGAAGGCGAGGCGTTCGGCTTCAAGCTGAGCGCGGCGGATGGCGCCACGCAGAAGGCCATTGACGACGGCAGCATCATCATCCCGAAGGGTGCCGAAGAAGCCGTGGTGAGCGGCGCGAAGGCGGGCGATGAGACTAGGTTCTCCTTTGGCGAGATGACGTTCAAGAAGCCCGGCACGTATTCGTTCGCGGTGCAGGAGGATAAGTACTGCGGAAAGGATCTTGATGCAGCGGGCACCGCAACCGGCGGCATCGTGTTCGATCGCCATGTGCACAAGGTTACGGTCACGGTGACCGATGACCATACGGGCAAGCTGGTCGCCGCGGTGAGCTACGACAACGGGCCGGCGAAGTTCGAGAACAAGTACGAGCAGAATGCGCAGTTCTCCGGCATCACCGTCCAGAAGACGCTGAACGGCCGCGATATGGCAGCTGATGAGTTCTCCTTCAGCATCCATGGCGTGAAATCCGATACCGTGTCTGCGGAAGATGCCGAAGCCCGCTTGACGGATTCCGACCGCAGCTTCACCAACGCTGCGCGTGCCGATGGCGTCGCGTGCGATATGGCGAAGATGAACGGCGTCGCGTTCACGCAGGCCGATATCGGCAAGACGTTCGCATACGAAGTGCGCGAGGTCGTGCCCGCCGATGCTAAGCCCGGCGTTTCCTACGACAACAGCGTGCATACGCTCGAGATCACAGTGGGCATGAGCGGCGATCCCGACAAGCATCTGACGCTGACCACCAAGCTGGATGGGAAGGTCGTCGATTCCGCGACCGTGGCGTTCGTGAACGGCTATCAGGCAACCCCGACCAGCTACGACACCGCCACCGCCGGTCTGAGCAAGGTGCTCGAGGGCCGCGATTGGATTGACTCCGACGAGTTCACGTTCGAGTTGAAGGCGCTCGATGGCGGTCCGCTGCCCAAGGATGCTGCGGGCAACGATGTGACCAGCGCGACGGTGACCAAGGCGAACGCGGGGAGCTTCGGGTTCGGTGAGATCAAGTTCACGTCCGACATGGTGAAGGCCGAGCCCGACCATAAGCGCACGTTCGTCTACGAGGTGCGCGAGGTCGTGCCCGCCGACGACCATAAGCTGCCGGGCATCCAGTACGACGGCAACGTGGCCACCATCAAGGTGACGGTGTCCGACGACGGCTCTGGCACGCTCAAGGCCTCTGCAGTTGCGGAGAACGTCACGTTCGTGAATCGCTACACCGCTGAAATCGATTACACGGCGGCGGGTGGCTTGAACGTGGCCAAGACCCTGACCGGCCGCGATATGGCCGAGGGCCAGTTCACCATCAAGGTGACTCCTGGCGACGAGGCGTCGGCGTACGCGCTGGGTCTGTCGCTGGAAGGCGCCGAGATCGCCATGCCCGCAGCTGCGGATGGCGCGCAAGCCGTGAAGTCCGCGCTGGGCGAGCAGCACGTGGTGCTGCGCCAGAGCGACGTTGGCAAGACGTATACCTATAAGGTGGTCGAGGTGGTAGGCGAAAAGGTTACCGGCTACACCTACGACACGACGGAGTACACGGTAACGGTGACGGTCGAGGACAACCCGGAGAAGGCCGCGTTGACGGTCAAGACCGTGGTGGCCGGACCTAAGGGCGACAAGACGTACGTGTACGGCGCAGATCCGTCTGCTGCCGGCACAGGTCCTGCGGTGGTTCCCTTCACCAACACGTATGCCGCCTCTACCGACAACCCGGGCGGTGCGGCCGCTCAGGTGACGGCGACCAAGGCGCTCACGGGACGTCCGCTTTCCGCCGGTGAGTTCATCTTCGCGGTGAAGTACGCAACGGGCGGGGACGACCTGCGGACGGCCAAGAACGCGGCCGATGGCACCGTGACGTTCGACGGCCTTCACTACACCACCGAGATGCTTGAGGGCCTGGTGCAGGACGGCAACGCCTCCAGGACCTCCGACAAGGGAGTCATCTCGTGGACGGTGAGCTACCTGGCTTACGAGAAGACCGATGGCCTGGCTGACCAGGGCATCACGCCGCAGACGCAGCCGATCCCGTTCAAGGTGACGGTCGTCGATAACGGCAATGGCTCGCTTACGGCAACGGCGAACCTTGGCGATGGCCTGAAGTTCGAGAACACGTACTCCACGGGCGATCCGGTGCAGGTGGGCCTGTCCGGCGTGAAGACGCTGCAGGCGGCACCCGGGCTTGACCCGGCCTCCATCGAGGGCAAGTTCACCTTCACGGTGACCTCCGACGATGCGGCCGCTCCCATGCCCGAGCGCACCACCGCCAAGAACACGGCGGACGGCAACGTGGACTTCGGCTCCATCACGTTCACGCTGGACGACCTCAACCGCGCCCTGGGCGTGAACGGCCAGACGGCCGCCGCAGATGCCGACAAGGCTGAAGCGGATGCCGCGAAGGCCGCTGATCAGGCAACGCCGGCCAAGGAAGCCGACCAGGCTGCCGATGCTGCGAAGGCTGTTGCCGACGCTGACAAGGCCGCCGCGGATGCGGGCAACGCTTCCTCCCAGGCCGCCGGCAACGGTGACAAGCCCGCCGCCGACGAGGGCGACAAGCCCGCGGCAGGCGACGAGCAGGGTGCGGGCGCCGTAGCGGCTTCCGATGCCGCCAGCGGCACGGTCGACACGGTCGCTCCCGGCAACCAGCCGGCCGACCAGCCGGCGAACCCGGAGCCCGAGTCCGGCAAGCCGCGTTCCCACGTGTTCACCTATAAGGTGACGGAGAGCGGTGACGTGCCCGGCGTGACCAACGACGCCGCGGCGACCAAGACGGTCAGCTTCAAGGTGACCGACGACGGCGCCGGCAAGCTGACGGTCGAGCGCCAGGGCGATGCGGCGAGCCCGGCGTTCTCCTTCGCCAACACCTACAAGGTGGGGCCCGCTCACTTCAGCGTGACCGATCAGGTGGCGGTGACCAAGACGCTGACGGGCCGCGACATGGCTGCCGGCGAGTTCGCATTCGAGCTGCTCGAGGGCGAAGATGTGGTGGCGACCGGCGTTAACGCCGCCGACGGCAGCGTGGCGCTGAGCGCGGTGAAGTACACGCAGCCCGGCACGCACCGCTACACGTTGCACGAGGTCGGGGGCGGCACCGTCGCCAACGGCGTAACGTACGACGGTGCGACGTACACCGTGGTCACCACGGTGAAGGACAACGGCGACGGCACGCTCAGCGTGGCCCATGCGCTGGAAGACGCGCGCGAGGCGACCTTCGCCAACGCTTACCAGGCAACGCCCACGACCGTGGTCATCGGCGCCTCCAAGACGCTGGTGGGCAAGAACCTTGAGGACGGGCAGTTCACGTTCGTACTGACCGCGACCGACGGCACCGAGCTGAAGGCGAAGAACGCCGCCGACGGCAAGATCGCCTTCCCGGCGCTGACGTTCGACAAGCCCGGCACGTACGAGTTCGCGCTCACCGAGCTCGACGATGCGCAGGCGAACGTGACGTACGACAAGCACGCGTACAAGGTGACCGTGACGGTCGTCGATGACGGGCTCGGCCACTTGAACGCAACGGTGGCAGGCGATGCCGACGTGCTCGCGTTCACGAACACGTACGCCGAGCCTCCGGCGCCCGTGCAGCCCACGCAGCCCACGCAGCCCGGCGGCAAGACTTTCACGCCGAGCGGGCCCATCGGCAAGGTGCTGACCCAGACGGGCGATGACAGGCTTGCCCTGGTCCTGCCGCTTGCGGCAGTGGCCCTGGCGGGCGCGGCCTCCATCGCGGCGCTGTGCATCATGCGCCGTCGCGATAAGCGCTAG